A single window of Cyanobium sp. AMD-g DNA harbors:
- a CDS encoding efflux RND transporter periplasmic adaptor subunit — MAPPTPVRKATRPAWKTALVAALVVGAGVAVWTTYDRAFRQPAEARLALKNLQTVAVTTADLGASTEASGVVTAVRKVNLSPNVASRISRLYVREGDRVSRGQLVAVMESEQLEAKTNQIRAQLDAAKANFKATEARRSRHETLLASGAISLELMEELRNEERQASIKVQEAKYQLQEVQADLRNSRVYAPFSGIITRQFAQEGQFVTPTTSASEQDGATSTSIAELSSGLEVVGKIPEASLTDIVPGQRVEVTTDAFPKEVFRGRVKMVSPRAVTEDEVNSFPVAVAIETGLGKLKPAMNVQVRFLAKAIRGALVVPLAALTTGEKNTKGVLRLRSGGGIEFVPVTVGRVSGEQVQVIQGLRQGERVLLSAPPADVQIPGYVRQK; from the coding sequence ATGGCGCCACCAACCCCCGTCCGCAAGGCCACTCGACCAGCCTGGAAAACAGCTCTGGTGGCCGCACTCGTCGTTGGTGCGGGCGTGGCTGTGTGGACCACCTACGACAGAGCCTTCAGGCAGCCCGCAGAGGCGCGACTCGCGCTCAAGAACCTGCAGACGGTTGCCGTGACCACCGCAGACCTTGGCGCTTCGACCGAAGCCAGTGGCGTGGTGACGGCCGTGCGCAAGGTGAATCTCAGTCCCAATGTGGCCAGTCGCATCTCCCGTCTTTATGTGCGGGAGGGGGACCGTGTCTCCAGGGGGCAACTGGTCGCGGTGATGGAGAGCGAGCAGCTGGAAGCCAAGACAAATCAGATCAGAGCCCAGCTGGATGCGGCCAAGGCCAACTTCAAGGCCACCGAGGCTCGCCGCAGTCGGCACGAAACGCTGCTGGCCAGCGGAGCCATCTCCCTGGAACTGATGGAGGAGCTCCGCAATGAGGAGCGGCAGGCCTCCATCAAGGTTCAGGAAGCGAAGTATCAGCTGCAGGAAGTGCAGGCGGACCTCAGGAACAGCAGAGTTTATGCGCCGTTTTCGGGCATCATCACGCGCCAGTTCGCGCAGGAAGGGCAGTTCGTGACCCCCACCACCTCTGCCTCCGAGCAGGATGGTGCCACCTCCACCTCGATTGCCGAACTGTCCAGTGGCCTTGAGGTGGTGGGCAAGATCCCCGAAGCCAGCCTCACCGACATCGTTCCGGGTCAGCGGGTGGAGGTCACGACGGATGCTTTCCCCAAGGAGGTGTTCAGGGGGCGGGTGAAGATGGTCTCGCCGCGAGCGGTGACCGAAGATGAGGTCAATTCCTTCCCGGTGGCCGTGGCCATCGAGACGGGCCTGGGGAAGCTCAAGCCCGCCATGAATGTGCAGGTCCGCTTCCTCGCCAAAGCGATCCGTGGTGCCTTGGTGGTTCCCCTGGCCGCCCTCACCACCGGGGAGAAGAACACCAAAGGCGTGCTTCGGCTGCGGTCAGGCGGAGGGATTGAGTTCGTGCCGGTCACGGTGGGCCGGGTCAGTGGTGAGCAGGTGCAGGTGATCCAGGGCCTGCGGCAGGGTGAGAGGGTTCTGCTGTCGGCCCCCCCTGCGGATGTGCAGATTCCGGGCTACGTGCGGCAGAAGTGA
- a CDS encoding ABC transporter permease: MRLTWRDTFESAAQSLVAHPLRSCLTMLGVIIGNASFVAMASLGEAAKVYTVQRLEAFHGPNRLIAYATANEPGQMIKREPKLYLGDALALGAGTPAIRAVAPVVGAAFLGRVREQSQFLWVTGTTADYLGVKNETVAQGRFFSSEEVEQTARVAVLGSSIAKRFFPDGEAVGQTMAIKNLSFRVIGVMRPKGSLDKTSPDEFVYVPLSTFSLFLRGTVAGIGIPVDYIEIAAASKQQVNDAIFQATNLLAARRGARDFAVAPNIPYKDLIGQVSSTLTIFLAVLAGISLIIGGIGIMNVMLVTVSERTSEIGLRKAIGATNGSILLNFLIESTLLSATGGLFGVAIGVGIVAVVVVVTPLPFLVPIWSLFTSILLSGVVGMISGVVPAMSAARLDPILALRASN, encoded by the coding sequence ATGCGGCTGACCTGGCGGGATACATTTGAATCGGCGGCGCAGTCGCTCGTGGCCCATCCACTGCGCAGTTGCCTCACGATGCTGGGGGTGATCATCGGCAATGCCAGCTTCGTGGCCATGGCCTCCCTTGGCGAGGCGGCGAAGGTGTACACGGTGCAGCGGCTCGAGGCGTTCCATGGCCCGAATCGTCTGATCGCCTATGCCACGGCCAACGAGCCTGGTCAGATGATCAAGCGAGAGCCGAAGCTCTATCTGGGCGATGCCCTGGCCCTCGGTGCAGGTACGCCCGCCATTCGGGCTGTGGCGCCTGTCGTCGGGGCCGCCTTCCTGGGACGCGTCCGTGAGCAAAGTCAGTTCCTGTGGGTGACAGGGACGACGGCTGACTATCTGGGCGTCAAGAATGAGACCGTTGCTCAGGGGCGCTTCTTTTCGTCGGAAGAGGTGGAGCAGACGGCCAGGGTGGCTGTTCTTGGGAGCAGCATCGCCAAGCGCTTTTTCCCTGATGGAGAAGCTGTTGGCCAGACGATGGCAATCAAGAACCTCTCCTTTCGGGTGATCGGCGTGATGCGTCCGAAGGGGAGCCTGGACAAGACCAGCCCGGATGAGTTTGTTTATGTGCCGCTTTCTACTTTTTCGCTGTTTCTGAGGGGCACCGTGGCCGGGATCGGAATCCCCGTGGATTACATCGAGATTGCCGCTGCCAGCAAACAGCAGGTGAATGATGCGATCTTCCAGGCCACGAACCTGCTGGCCGCGAGGCGTGGGGCTCGTGACTTCGCCGTGGCCCCGAATATCCCCTACAAAGACCTGATCGGCCAGGTGAGCTCCACGTTGACCATCTTCCTGGCCGTACTGGCCGGCATCTCCTTGATCATTGGCGGTATCGGCATCATGAATGTGATGCTGGTGACCGTGAGTGAACGCACCAGCGAAATTGGCTTGCGCAAAGCAATCGGTGCGACCAACGGTTCGATTCTCTTGAACTTTCTGATTGAGTCGACGCTTCTTTCTGCAACGGGAGGCTTGTTTGGTGTGGCCATCGGCGTGGGCATCGTTGCGGTTGTAGTAGTTGTTACTCCATTACCTTTTTTGGTGCCTATCTGGTCACTTTTCACCTCCATCTTGCTTTCAGGTGTTGTCGGGATGATCTCAGGGGTGGTACCAGCCATGAGTGCGGCCAGATTAGATCCCATCTTGGCCCTAAGGGCTTCAAATTAG
- a CDS encoding ABC transporter ATP-binding protein, protein MKRILPWALIRKSLVYYRPEFRLVLIVCALEVLGTLFALVTPWPLKLIVDGVLQVGDGSDKLFWGELIQVWLGWLTPTGQIVLLCLTMAFVSLCSGFLAYLGGKLSINSGLRAVVRLRASLYEALQYLPLRYHDAVPSSDLTYRVTYDTQAIQTIYSGVFLPLFASSLTLAGSLVVMLRLNTPLTLVSCLVVPPVFWCLGHYTRTIGKYSNERSETESSLQSVAQEVLSSVRHVKANVREQSEVRRFLGAAEKSLHSSYLLNKTQMKSSFAVSLVMSVGTASLYLVGSLQILAQSLTLGSLLVFATYLSQLYRPIESLSGIVSILAGAQAGLGRSFQILEAETEENAEDSRKSPLRLGNGAIHFDNVSFGYSENSSVLKSFSLDIRPSEFVAIVGPTGQGKSTLLSLLAGFYDPTSGRILVDGQDIAFCSKSSLRSEISLVMQDSILFSGTIAENIGYGRPSATLQQIEESARRAEAHDFIDQLPYGYNTMIGEGGVRLSGGQRQRISIARAFLRNVPILILDEPTSALDNLTESRIRASIARLAAGRTTLLVTHRLALAECADRVVVMDRGSVAEIGSPAQLLSANGYYAALKKASSVMSMTEGESDGYMPDSFTV, encoded by the coding sequence ATGAAGAGAATACTCCCATGGGCACTTATACGAAAGTCTCTTGTTTATTATCGACCAGAGTTTCGGCTCGTCCTTATTGTCTGTGCTCTTGAAGTGCTAGGAACGTTGTTTGCCTTGGTCACACCTTGGCCACTCAAGCTAATTGTCGATGGCGTTCTGCAAGTAGGTGATGGTAGCGATAAATTGTTTTGGGGAGAGCTTATTCAGGTATGGCTTGGTTGGCTGACTCCTACGGGGCAGATTGTGCTTCTCTGCTTGACAATGGCTTTTGTTAGCCTTTGCTCGGGCTTTCTGGCTTATCTAGGTGGCAAGCTTTCGATCAATAGTGGTTTGAGGGCAGTAGTTCGCTTACGCGCCAGTCTTTATGAGGCTCTTCAGTACCTGCCACTCAGGTATCACGATGCCGTGCCCAGCTCAGATTTAACCTACCGTGTGACTTATGACACCCAAGCCATCCAAACAATCTACAGTGGTGTTTTTCTACCGTTGTTTGCTTCGTCACTGACACTTGCTGGATCTTTGGTTGTGATGCTACGTCTCAACACACCGCTCACGCTTGTCTCTTGTCTCGTTGTGCCTCCGGTATTTTGGTGCCTCGGTCACTATACCCGAACGATTGGAAAGTACTCAAACGAAAGGTCGGAAACTGAAAGTTCTCTGCAAAGTGTAGCTCAAGAAGTTCTCTCATCCGTAAGACATGTCAAGGCTAATGTACGAGAGCAGTCTGAGGTACGACGATTTCTTGGAGCTGCAGAGAAAAGTTTGCACTCGTCTTACCTCTTAAACAAGACTCAGATGAAGTCTTCTTTTGCTGTGAGTCTTGTAATGTCCGTTGGTACTGCATCGCTTTATCTTGTGGGCTCTCTTCAGATACTTGCTCAGTCACTTACTCTTGGAAGTCTGTTGGTATTTGCTACCTATTTATCTCAGCTATACCGACCAATCGAGTCATTAAGTGGCATTGTTTCAATACTTGCTGGTGCGCAAGCAGGACTAGGACGCAGCTTTCAAATCCTTGAAGCCGAAACCGAAGAAAATGCTGAAGACTCTAGAAAGTCTCCACTTAGGCTTGGCAATGGAGCGATACACTTTGATAACGTTAGTTTCGGGTACAGTGAAAACAGCTCTGTTCTGAAAAGCTTTTCTCTTGATATCAGGCCTAGTGAGTTCGTCGCTATCGTTGGACCTACTGGTCAAGGGAAGAGTACATTGCTGAGTCTCTTGGCTGGATTCTATGATCCAACAAGTGGGAGAATTCTAGTAGACGGCCAAGATATTGCCTTCTGTAGTAAATCAAGTCTGAGGTCTGAAATATCCTTGGTAATGCAGGACTCGATTCTATTCTCCGGTACAATTGCTGAGAATATTGGTTATGGGAGGCCGAGTGCCACCCTTCAGCAGATTGAAGAATCAGCCAGGCGTGCAGAGGCCCATGACTTTATTGATCAACTCCCTTATGGTTACAACACTATGATCGGTGAGGGTGGAGTGCGTTTGAGTGGCGGACAAAGGCAGCGTATCTCAATTGCCCGGGCATTTCTGCGGAACGTTCCTATCCTGATTCTTGATGAGCCCACGTCGGCTTTGGATAACCTAACGGAATCGAGGATCCGTGCGTCAATTGCGAGGCTAGCCGCAGGGCGAACGACACTTCTGGTTACCCATAGGTTGGCTCTGGCTGAGTGTGCGGATCGAGTTGTGGTTATGGATCGTGGTTCGGTTGCTGAGATAGGTTCTCCTGCGCAGCTGTTGAGTGCCAATGGTTACTATGCAGCCCTAAAGAAAGCTTCTTCTGTTATGTCTATGACTGAGGGAGAATCTGACGGGTACATGCCAGATTCATTCACCGTATGA